One window from the genome of Spirosoma rhododendri encodes:
- a CDS encoding DHA2 family efflux MFS transporter permease subunit, with protein sequence MITMSGWLSAKLGRRNYFAASIVVFTIASVLCGLSTNVWELVFFRVLQGIGGGGLLTTAQSILIQTFPKEDIGIANAIFGLGVIIGPSIGPTLGGYITDNLSWNWVFYINIPFGIAATVLTYLYIKEPVEKILAGRMDWLALIMLIVGIGGLQIILEKGEEKDWFDSSFITIMTTAAVLCLIGFIWRQLTVSQPILDLRLLRRRRFAVGTLFNFILGFGLFASVFLIPVFCQTILGFTASQTGLLLMPGSIMTGFMMPIVGGLLKKNAISPIWYAAAGFLLFFGFSYGLSNITPDAGPDYFFWPLIIRGIGMGLIFIPLTTVTLADLSPVEIPQGSALSNTIRQLGGTFGTAIMTTYISTRSVLHISRLTDNLSIYNPISAERIRQYTGLFLSKGDALAAATAKAYRLLQGGAIKQAMVMTYADSFLIIGGFFLVCIPLLLLFIGKKIEAPAHAEMVME encoded by the coding sequence ATGATTACGATGTCGGGCTGGCTCAGCGCCAAGCTTGGTCGCCGGAATTACTTTGCCGCGTCGATTGTCGTCTTTACCATCGCGTCGGTACTCTGCGGACTGTCGACCAACGTCTGGGAACTGGTCTTTTTTCGGGTGCTTCAAGGCATCGGGGGTGGTGGCCTGCTGACGACGGCGCAGTCGATTCTCATTCAGACGTTCCCGAAAGAAGACATCGGTATCGCCAACGCCATCTTCGGGCTGGGCGTCATCATCGGTCCGTCGATTGGCCCCACGCTGGGCGGCTACATCACCGACAACCTGTCGTGGAACTGGGTGTTTTACATCAACATCCCGTTCGGCATCGCGGCTACCGTCCTGACGTACCTGTACATCAAGGAACCGGTCGAGAAGATATTGGCGGGTAGGATGGACTGGCTCGCGCTTATCATGCTCATTGTCGGGATTGGTGGCTTACAGATCATCTTGGAGAAGGGCGAAGAGAAAGACTGGTTCGATTCGAGCTTTATCACCATCATGACCACGGCTGCCGTGCTTTGCCTGATCGGCTTCATCTGGCGGCAGCTCACCGTCAGCCAACCCATCCTCGACCTGCGACTGCTACGTCGTCGTCGGTTTGCCGTCGGTACGCTGTTCAACTTCATCCTCGGTTTCGGCTTGTTCGCGTCGGTGTTCCTGATTCCAGTGTTCTGCCAGACGATTCTAGGCTTTACCGCCAGTCAGACGGGTTTACTGCTGATGCCGGGCTCGATCATGACCGGCTTCATGATGCCGATCGTGGGTGGTCTGCTGAAGAAAAACGCGATTTCGCCGATCTGGTACGCTGCCGCCGGTTTCCTGCTGTTCTTCGGCTTCAGCTACGGCCTGTCGAACATCACGCCCGACGCGGGGCCGGACTACTTCTTCTGGCCGCTCATCATCCGGGGTATCGGCATGGGCCTGATCTTTATCCCGCTGACGACCGTAACGCTGGCCGATTTGTCGCCCGTCGAGATTCCGCAGGGGTCGGCCCTGTCGAACACGATTCGGCAGTTGGGTGGTACGTTCGGTACGGCCATCATGACGACCTATATCTCGACCCGTTCAGTGCTGCATATCTCGCGCCTGACCGACAACCTGTCGATTTACAACCCGATTTCGGCGGAGCGCATCCGGCAATACACGGGGCTGTTCCTCTCGAAAGGCGACGCCCTGGCCGCAGCGACGGCGAAAGCATACCGGCTGTTGCAGGGCGGGGCGATCAAGCAGGCGATGGTGATGACCTATGCCGACTCATTCCTAATTATCGGCGGCTTCTTCCTCGTCTGTATACCGCTGCTGCTGCTGTTCATCGGCAAGAAAATTGAAGCACCCGCCCACGCGGAAATGGTGATGGAGTAA